The following nucleotide sequence is from Mytilus edulis chromosome 13, xbMytEdul2.2, whole genome shotgun sequence.
AtccgtcaaattaattaccacgacgacaatttttaaagaaaacacaactatttaaaatgatttcaatACATATCTTTATCAAatctataaaaattgaaaaaaacaacgcTTAACCAGTTAGCGttttcggtattcggtcgttcgaacggttaaccggttaactggttaaccgttgacaacactaataataacacaacgttgactgctgtacctctatttttgacatttatacctattatgtccttttttttttaaacatcgttgtaACTATAATAAAATTTTGTACGACtaccatacaagtgagaggtttagctagctataaaacaaggtttaatccagcATTTCCTACagtaaaccagatgctctgcagggcgcagctttatacgaccgcagaggtcgaactctgaacagttggaccaagtatggacaaaacattcaagctggatacagctctgaaatggattgtgattaaatagttgacacagcatacgTTTCTGACACAGAACAAATGTGGTcttttaaacatacatttttttttggcttttgagcaattgactatgctgttgaatattaatcctctcaaaaaaaaaatatctgaagaaattttctttttaatttctgaaatctgaaagaagaaaaattgacccccaccCCAAgctttttttcacctccccctttcccttattccaaaaatgatctcaattcaaatttctaatggagtttgcaataataactactcatttaaatacatcattaaatattaaaatataaaatgtcatacagtcatggttaaaattaatatcaattaatagtaacttctaaacttcttcaccttggtatatgtgcatattaaacaaaggacacagatggattcatgacaaactaatgttttggtgatggtgatgtgtttgaagatcttactttactgaacattattgctacttacaattttctctatctatatagacttggccctttagatacagaggaaaatatcttgtaaaaatttacaaaaatttaccaaattaatgacaattgttaaaaattgactataaagggcaataactccttcagaggtcaactgacctttgtggtcatgttgacttattattagattttactttgttgaacattattgctgtttacagtttatctctatctataatcgtattcaagataataactaaaaaccgcaaaatttctttaaaattaccaataggGGGCGGCAACTCAACAACCGAtgtcctattcatctgaaaatttcagggcagatagatattgacttgataaacaattttaccccatgtcagatttgctataaatgctttggttttagagttataagccaaaatctacattttacccctatgttcttttttagccatggcggccatattggttggTCGGCCGGGTCACCGggcacatttttaaactagataccccaatgatgattgtggccaagtttggttaaattttgccctgtagtttcagagtagaagatttttgtaaaatttaacgacgacggacgacgacgacggacgtaTTAAaagtgacgagaaaagctcattttcagattcatttgaaaatttcagggcagatagatcttgacttgataaacaatttaaacccTGATGGCTATATGGTAATAAGATGTATCACACCATTTCAACTGCCCTCTTAAGAAGAATTAAAATCTAAATTCTAAATCAGTTATCGGTTGTGCTCATACCACCATGTCCGTTATACTACTTCGTCCGTTATTAATAATAATTGAGACAAGAGCATACATTTGGCTAGAGTAAGATCTGTAATTGGTTGGACTCATTTAACACTAAAAATGCGTATACGTAACAAATACCAACAAACTGGACATCGTTTACGGAAAGCAGTACTAATCATTACATTAATTTGTGTACTACCGTTGTTCATGAATGAACCCAGTAAGGTTTCAGACAAGGTCATTCGTGTCAAACAGCGCTAACTACACTAATTGATGaatggttaaaatatttaaacGAAGGAGAAATAGTTTGTACAGtgtttttatatttcagtaaGGCTTTTGACCTTATAAACCATGCCATACCGTAATatcaaagttttaattttattatatcggAGAACATATGATACATTGTTTACTGGTATAAGTCACattttaatatgtttgttttattaatgtatttgaTACTTTGAAATGCAGACGTATATCCGACTTTTCTTTTCATTCGTTATAACATTTCGTTAATGTATTTCcttattattttaataatgtgtgttaatcatttaaatatgatctctaatttaaacaatattagtaaattatgtaacaataattagatgggattaaaacaaattaaaaggttATAAGGTTATAATAAAGGACATTATATTTATCAGAACTTGTTAGGTGGATCCTTCTCATTACAAAGATTTTAATCTAAGTACTAGCTACTTATTTGTGCTTTACTAATTTACTGACATGGATATTATTCCATCTATCAGATTTTTGTTTCTATGTTTCATATTGTTATATGACGTTCAATGTCAgagtaaatcaaatataaaacagTTATATAGTGATGTATTTTCAAATTACCAAAAATCAATTGTACCAAATTCTGATTTTTCTTCACCTCTAAATATTACTGTGAGAATATTTTTGATCACCATAACTCGATTTCAAGAGGTTGACCAGACACTTGATCTAGCAGCTGGATTAAGTGCGAGTTGGATAGACGAGGACTTATCTTGGAATCCGTCATCATATGGTAATGCACAAGACATAGTGGTACCTTTGACCGATGTTTGGACCCCAAAGTTTTTACTTGTAAACTCAGTTGCAACATATGAACCGTTGGGTGGAGACAACGCTAACTTTGCTACACTCGAAAACACTGGTGAGGTGGCTATATTTGTTAGCGACGTATTGTCATCTAAGTgtacaacaaatatatataagtttCCGTTTGATTCTCAGACGTGTTATCTGAGATTCTTCGTATTGAGTATGAGTTCGAAAACAGTAACATTGAATCCAGCTTCTAATCCTGTTCAACTATCTTTTTTCACACCAAATTCGGACTGGTCATTACAGTCATATAAAGGTGAAACGTCAATTTGGAATGGATATTCTATATTTATCTGCACACTAACAATACAACGTTCACCTTTATATTACACAGTATTAGTGTGTGTTCCTACTATATTGTTTGGATTACTCAATCCAATGGTGTTTCTACTTCCGGTAGAATCTGGAGAACGAATAGGACTTTCAATAACTATATTACTATCTTATGCAATATTTTTGTCCATGGTACAAACGGCTATACCAGCAACGTCCAATCCAATGAGTCTTCTCTTAATCATAATGATTGTTACTATATCATTAAGTGGAATCATTCTGGCTTTAACAATTTACATATCTTTGCTTTATCATAGAGATCCAAAGACTAAAATGAACTTTTTCTGGAGATATATAGGAACAAGAAAAAAGACATCAACAGGCGTGCAGCCATTTAAAAACGATGGTGCAGGTGAGAATATGACAACTTGGCAGGATGTATGCGAGGGATTAGACAATATTGTGATGGTTATATCATACTGTATCTTATTCATTATCAACTGTGCATATTTTATAGCTGTATTGAGTTGATATATCATTTCAATAAGGTTTTGTCCTTTTGTGTCTTTATGATTTATTGTCAACCGtgcatatttcataaataaattattGTGATATAATTTCAATAAGTATTTCCTTTAGTTCGTGTTTTGTTCTCTTGTGTGTTCTCTTTCACACCCCTCCAGAAACTTGTAGTGTCATAGACATATACTGTGGTTACAAGTTAACCACTCTCCCCGAATGAAACGTATTAAAGTCCAATGTAGTTTGAAGATTTGTTTAAAGTTCCCCCTTTTGACGTAAATATTATAGTTAAGTGTTGTTTAAAGTCTACAATGACTTGTCCCCATTTACCTACTATTCCACTTTTCTTTTTACCGTAATATATCCAGCTATATTGTCTCGGAATATAAGCCACATTTAAAGCTTAATCACAAAACtaaaacatattgaaataaagtatacctcgaatttgacacaCACGGTCATCTCAATGAGCATCTCAGTaccaaaatctatgacaaacgagcaattttaattttgaaattatcaatttccctcttccttagtagcaatataccaacttcacctgcataagggatatacatttccgaacttattcggtattcaagagcatgCAGCAACTACTAAACTTTGTAAAACGCCActagtgtctgagcagaaagttgatgtcgtcctttttctaaaaaaaatcatcggaaggtacttgttgataaatattccgtatcaacttcacaaataatacatgatggtcttgtaGTATAGATTTTGGgcactgacgttgtttatcatattTACATGTCAGtgtctgtacttatgtatcccgtcatgttttaaatatctgttttttaatatagtgattaagataataacacaacgtTAAtgatgtacctctatttttgacatttatacctattatgtctctttgttttacacatcgttgtcactATAGTGAAATTTTGTACGACTgcaatacaagtgagaggtttagctagctatgaagcAAGGTTTAATCCAGCACTTCCTACagtagaaaatgcatgtaccaagtcagaaatatggaaGTTGTTGTTCATTGTTTGGTTAGTTTGGGcgctttgattttgcaatttgattagggacttttcgttttgaattttcctcagagttcagtaattttgtgatttttactttttgatgTCACATCTATCTTTTCGAAAACAAAATCGTAATTACAGTTCAAGTAAAGAGTatgaatatcattgaaaatccaaaagacaaataaaaaatagaaatgtatattttcataaatttttgatcaTTCAAAAGTTTTTTTACAGTAGATAAATCTGGTTTCTGAAATTCATCAGTAAAAAAGTCAAAACCAAATAGTTCAGTGAATTTAACTAAATATTTTGCCAAATAATTGCAACAAAAAGATTCTTATTTGATTTACTGGCACAACCTTTTGGTCATTAAAACGTTAAAGGAaatcaataattttatttcaattaacttCTGGGTCAAAATATGAATCTTTCCTCACAAATCgctgaaaatatataaattcataaatttttCATGATTGTGTCAAATCAGTCAGaatagaaatgaaatatataacaattaacttatataaaaaaaaacattctgaaatatttaaaggcttaattttttataatattattgtgaacacaaagaaaaaagGATGTCTTCTTTCATGTTAATGTCAGTTGTGTAGTTGaacacaatgttgattgctgGAGAGAAAATTCGATTTGCAAAGATCCGGAccttatttttagaaaaattaaatttgGATGATAATTAGGTCAAGGTACCTGGttataatttcttttgaaaaacgTTTTAAGCATGATTAAAGTGTGAACATGTAGAGATCATGCAATGATTAACGAATggttaaataataatttaaatactTCTCATGGCAGGGGATTAACATGAAATATGCTacaaataaatattgattattaAGATAACATTGACATTAGAAAGAATAAATATACACATTCTACAGAATAAAGTTAAAATAGATTATACGTATGTACCAATCCCGGCTAAAGACAGGACTACGACATATGCATCCATTAAGTCATCGGTGAAGTTAATACACGGCTGATAACACATATTATATTCATAATCAGGCTAAATATCAgaacaacaatgttaaatctgcttCCGCATATTTTTGTGTTCTTCCCTCACCATGAGTCGAACACCATGATATTGGGATATCGTGACAAGACCGCTTGCACTGTGTCCAGCGTTATTGACCACTCGGCCACCTACGCTTAACTAAAATTAAGGCTTTCCGCAAGCAAGTGTAACCATTCCTCGTGAGTAGAATCTCGAGTGGTAACACAGTTCATGATAATTTAAGCAATGAAGATGGAATTGATTGCAGATAACCTAAATATCTATGAGGGGCTGGACAGGGGGTAGGTTTCTCCATGCTTCCGTCCCTCTTCTCCCTTCTCCAGCCATCCTTCTCCCTTCTCCCTTTCTTTTCTCTCTCCCTTACCTTTTCCGACATACATTTCATTAAAATCCATAAAACATTCAGGAAGATGTTTCGCTCAGAAGATTAGTAATGCCATACTATTAAAGTAACGagtatctcccctttaacatttAGAACTTTctcatgtaaatatttcttcaatatCCATCCAGTTGTTCAGGAGTAGATGCGCTTAAAAGAGATACATTAATAGAAAGATAGGGTGCAATATACCTGCAACGTGATCAGACGCTTACAAATTCCCATCTAGGAGGGACATTCCAATGCAACCAcccatattttcaatatttgacaaattttaatcagaaatagtcctgtcaaggacggcagtaaaaatcgtgaatgtgtgaccccagcttaactcTGACGCACGCCGTTTCCTTATTAATTTTAAAGTATAAATCAGAGGCGTAACACCCAAATTTATATTGGTACGGCAAGAAATAATATGGGTTGCAAAGCAACTCATCCCTCCTTGTTGAGGCGGATATTCGACAGGGGTTAGGGTAAAAGGCCCGAGAAATTTTGGGATAAATGGtacaaaatcctgcattctgaccCTCTCCTGACACTTAAATTTTGCTaatgaaaacatcatttttttaaataacaatttgaGTTATCTCACTTTTTTGAAAGTCAAattcaaaatatagaaaaaagaaaagaatttgaAATGACTTCTGCGCACATCTTTCGTCAAAGACATATGGTTCAACTTCGCCAGAAGCATATTCCTCTGATTTCGTCGTGAAAATCGTCAATGATTCTGTCATAATCGATTTCAATGTTTTATGGACATACAAACGTGAAAGGGCATTGAAAAATACGCCTGTTTTTAATACATTTGAtgctaaataattttgttgtaagttTTCTTCTAATCGCAAATAATGGGTATCAGATTGtataagaaaattgcgatttagaaatgtacataccttttgaagcggtgacaattactccactaaactaaagcacaaccggaaaatcctctcacggttttcattgcagaaccaaatgttctacgtgtgtagattaccagcttTGTATATAGAGTTTACTGACTGGGTATCATTATTCAGAAATGTTATAAATGTGCTAGGTCGtgtagggttaaacatgttattgtaggtaataaaagttatagctgtggaactttttttttatcatatatatgagTATAATAGAGTATTGCCTTCTACTAAGTGGAATTGTGAAAGAGGAGTCAAAATGTCCTTGTCCATCCTTTGTCGCTTTGAAGAAATCATGCTTATCCTTCTAGGTCGTCATGCTCGTAGCAATGTATTACTGTAATTTGAACTTTCAAATGACAGAATCTATCATAAAGGATAGTAAGATACAGTAATGGAAAtaattatggggggggggggggtcgtcaAAACtagtgacaactctacaataAATCCATCCACTGGATCACCAGTAAATTAAAATGTGATACACGACTGAAAACACACATCATGCTAAATTTTGTTCTCCCTTCGACGGGATTTGAACTCCTGCTATTTGGGTATTCAAGACAACACAACGCGACCACCCAGACTGAACTAATAATATTTAGCTTTCGGTACCCTACTTTTACCCTTCATCGTCAGTAGAATCTAGAGTTGTAACACAGTAaatgtacataatatataaatcatgaagatggaatttattgaaatttaactaaagaaagttattaattagagttattatatatgtataattaCTCTAAATATCAACACAACAATGTTAAATATGCTAATTTGCGaaagaaattttttttcttccctcgtcgggattcgaacGCCAATGCAAATAGAATATCGTGACATTCAAGAAGAAATTTGAAtaaccatagtacaataacacaatgaagagatgtataaatacagagGCATTTCACGTGTAACTAAGAAACATCAAAGCATACAGACAAAGCGAATTAGTAAAATTGAAAGACAAGATAACAATCAAAaagctgaaagctctgaggaaaaatgacgccactgcctctaatattgggatattttttatgcaagtcttgattttcacataccttaataagtttaacattgcaacatgtctcgtaagcatataattgatattcgtatatgtgtgtgtgaagtgaagatgacaactgactgttttttttaatacaaatgaacAGGTCAagaatgatctacagtatccaatgactactggctgttTTTTTGGTACAACTAAATAGGTGATCAAGAATACTGgaatgatctacaatatccaatgataactagctgttctttt
It contains:
- the LOC139500508 gene encoding acetylcholine receptor subunit alpha-1-B-like codes for the protein MDIIPSIRFLFLCFILLYDVQCQSKSNIKQLYSDVFSNYQKSIVPNSDFSSPLNITVRIFLITITRFQEVDQTLDLAAGLSASWIDEDLSWNPSSYGNAQDIVVPLTDVWTPKFLLVNSVATYEPLGGDNANFATLENTGEVAIFVSDVLSSKCTTNIYKFPFDSQTCYLRFFVLSMSSKTVTLNPASNPVQLSFFTPNSDWSLQSYKGETSIWNGYSIFICTLTIQRSPLYYTVLVCVPTILFGLLNPMVFLLPVESGERIGLSITILLSYAIFLSMVQTAIPATSNPMSLLLIIMIVTISLSGIILALTIYISLLYHRDPKTKMNFFWRYIGTRKKTSTGVQPFKNDGAGENMTTWQDVCEGLDNIVMVISYCILFIINCAYFIAVLS